A single Anaeromusa acidaminophila DSM 3853 DNA region contains:
- a CDS encoding methyl-accepting chemotaxis protein, whose protein sequence is MSNFHIETSLAQELVSFVKGKTGYDMIICNDSGAIIADTFGGARVGKVHAGAQKIVQGLAHEYAVTAQEAAANANVKEGYSCLIEVEGERVGTFGITGPIDVVKPLTLVAATIVGYRVRETFRRNEAERMAKRVSDDIHQAVAAIEEISASSQELASTTENVVQLSQESMDKVKNTAKILDMSRAIATETKLLSLNASIEAARAGEVGRGFAVVAQEMQKLAQNSAEATEQINGILGDIQSALNRVIAGVDQSAGISGEQAKAMQDISNMVETMQSSTVALASLYDK, encoded by the coding sequence ATGAGTAATTTTCACATCGAGACGTCGCTGGCCCAGGAGTTAGTTTCTTTTGTAAAGGGTAAAACCGGCTATGACATGATTATCTGCAATGATTCGGGCGCTATTATCGCGGATACTTTTGGCGGCGCTCGCGTTGGAAAGGTGCATGCCGGCGCGCAAAAGATCGTGCAAGGGTTGGCTCATGAGTATGCGGTGACAGCGCAGGAGGCTGCCGCCAATGCCAATGTGAAGGAAGGATATAGTTGCTTGATCGAGGTGGAAGGAGAGCGAGTTGGCACTTTTGGCATTACAGGGCCGATCGATGTGGTGAAACCTCTGACGTTGGTAGCAGCGACAATTGTAGGCTATCGAGTGAGGGAAACCTTTCGGCGCAATGAGGCGGAGCGCATGGCTAAGCGCGTTTCCGACGATATTCACCAGGCGGTGGCTGCCATTGAAGAAATATCCGCCTCTTCCCAGGAATTGGCTTCGACAACAGAAAATGTGGTGCAGCTGTCGCAAGAATCCATGGATAAGGTGAAAAACACGGCGAAAATTCTGGATATGAGTCGGGCCATTGCGACGGAAACAAAACTGTTATCTTTGAACGCATCCATCGAAGCGGCGCGGGCTGGCGAGGTGGGGCGCGGCTTTGCCGTGGTGGCTCAGGAAATGCAGAAGCTGGCGCAAAATAGCGCCGAAGCGACGGAGCAGATTAACGGAATCCTGGGTGATATTCAAAGCGCGTTGAATCGGGTGATTGCCGGTGTCGATCAATCCGCAGGCATTTCCGGGGAGCAGGCGAAAGCTATGCAGGACATCAGCAATATGGTGGAAACAATGCAAAGCTCCACGGTGGCCTTAGCGTCTTTGTACGATAAGTAA
- a CDS encoding DUF2156 domain-containing protein, translating into MLQFREILLDDKETFQTYFQQRRYENAHFNFTNLFMWRNVCRIRWAEAGGALFLRAEWDGESFVLPPICRDEVMPAAMGELLAFCEETGHPLIIRGIEASLLPVVEAAKPGFFNLTADRDNFDYIYEQTSLATLSGRRYHGKKNHLNQFLKNNSGYEYVPLTPELVDACEEFTDRWCAQKGCEKGDSIDCERQAIHDGLRNMDRLGFVGGVILLNGQVEAYSFGEKINEDTAVIHVEKANGEIRGLYAAINWEFCRQAWEGVTFINREEDMGEEGLRKAKESYHPVVLLEKYVATPK; encoded by the coding sequence ATGTTACAATTTCGTGAGATCCTATTAGACGATAAGGAAACGTTTCAAACGTATTTTCAGCAGCGCCGTTATGAAAATGCGCATTTTAATTTTACGAATCTCTTTATGTGGCGCAACGTATGCCGCATTCGCTGGGCGGAAGCCGGGGGAGCATTATTTTTGCGCGCAGAGTGGGACGGGGAGTCCTTTGTATTGCCGCCTATCTGTCGTGATGAGGTAATGCCGGCCGCTATGGGAGAATTATTGGCTTTTTGCGAAGAAACAGGACATCCGCTTATTATTAGAGGAATCGAAGCATCGCTGCTGCCAGTGGTAGAAGCGGCAAAGCCTGGATTCTTTAATTTGACGGCGGACCGGGATAATTTTGACTATATTTATGAGCAGACGTCGTTGGCGACATTGTCGGGACGTCGTTATCACGGCAAAAAGAATCATTTGAACCAGTTTTTGAAAAACAATTCCGGATACGAGTATGTGCCGTTGACGCCGGAATTGGTGGACGCCTGTGAAGAATTTACTGATCGCTGGTGTGCGCAGAAGGGCTGTGAAAAAGGGGATTCCATTGATTGCGAGCGCCAGGCTATTCACGACGGATTGCGCAATATGGATCGCCTTGGGTTCGTGGGCGGAGTTATTTTGCTTAACGGACAAGTAGAGGCTTACTCTTTCGGTGAGAAGATCAATGAAGATACAGCTGTCATTCATGTGGAAAAGGCGAATGGAGAAATTCGCGGCCTTTATGCAGCGATCAATTGGGAGTTTTGTCGCCAAGCCTGGGAAGGCGTGACGTTTATCAATCGTGAAGAAGATATGGGCGAAGAGGGCCTTCGGAAGGCCAAAGAATCCTATCATCCAGTCGTGTTGTTAGAGAAATACGTGGCGACGCCTAAATAA
- a CDS encoding sodium-dependent transporter, whose product MNGQRETFSSGLAVFFATLGSAVGLGNIWKFPYLVGEFGGGAFLAVYLLCVAFIGLPVMWTEFYVGRKARKNPVGAMNMLAPGTAWKHVGTMGVASAYLIMFFYSCVAGWVYYYLFKAIQGDFIGITMEAAKAEFGAVVVGPLSPVLWQLIVLVVVSGIIAFGVQKGIERMTKTLMPLLFVLILICDFRALTLPGAGAGVDFLFQIDFSKLSGAAILTAMGLAFFKLSLGMGTMTTYASYFTADNNLFRTGAKVAVSDTLVSLLAGLAVFPTVFSFGLEPGAGPGLLFMTIPLVFSQIPFGNLLLVAFFFLASIAATTAMLSLVEVPTAWMSEEYGFDRKKAAALNALIIFCIGVLATLSVDKASLLGSYTWMGRGFFDWFDYLSSNIMLPLGGLFFVIFVRRHLSWEELRREFSNGGTLPLGGMFTFYWFSVRYVTPVLLGLIFLHSVGVL is encoded by the coding sequence ATGAACGGACAAAGAGAAACCTTTTCTTCCGGCTTAGCCGTCTTTTTTGCAACCCTTGGATCGGCTGTCGGCTTAGGAAATATTTGGAAATTCCCGTACTTGGTGGGGGAATTTGGCGGCGGTGCATTCTTGGCGGTGTATTTGCTATGTGTGGCTTTTATCGGTTTGCCTGTGATGTGGACGGAATTTTACGTGGGGCGTAAAGCTCGTAAAAATCCTGTCGGGGCAATGAACATGTTGGCTCCCGGCACTGCTTGGAAACATGTGGGTACCATGGGGGTAGCGTCAGCATATTTGATCATGTTTTTTTATAGCTGCGTAGCTGGCTGGGTATATTATTATTTATTCAAAGCGATCCAGGGTGATTTTATTGGCATAACTATGGAAGCGGCTAAGGCTGAATTTGGAGCCGTCGTAGTCGGGCCATTATCCCCTGTGTTGTGGCAGCTTATCGTTTTGGTAGTCGTGTCCGGTATTATTGCTTTCGGTGTGCAAAAAGGGATTGAACGTATGACCAAGACCTTGATGCCGTTATTATTTGTTCTAATTTTAATTTGTGATTTTCGAGCGCTAACGCTACCGGGGGCTGGAGCTGGAGTGGATTTCCTTTTCCAGATTGATTTTAGCAAACTGAGTGGTGCGGCGATTTTGACGGCGATGGGCTTGGCTTTTTTTAAACTGTCTTTGGGCATGGGGACGATGACAACCTATGCCAGCTATTTTACGGCGGATAATAATTTGTTTCGTACAGGCGCCAAGGTAGCCGTATCGGATACGTTGGTTTCCTTATTGGCTGGCTTGGCGGTGTTTCCAACTGTGTTTTCCTTTGGCTTAGAGCCTGGCGCTGGACCAGGGCTGCTGTTTATGACGATTCCGTTAGTTTTTTCGCAAATTCCTTTTGGAAATTTACTTCTTGTGGCCTTTTTTTTCCTAGCGTCGATTGCCGCCACTACGGCGATGCTGTCTTTGGTAGAGGTTCCTACCGCCTGGATGAGTGAAGAATATGGCTTTGATCGTAAAAAAGCGGCGGCGTTGAACGCGTTGATTATTTTTTGCATTGGCGTTTTGGCTACTCTTTCTGTAGATAAGGCTAGCCTTTTAGGAAGTTATACCTGGATGGGAAGAGGCTTTTTTGATTGGTTCGACTATCTTTCCTCTAATATTATGCTGCCTTTGGGAGGCTTGTTTTTTGTTATTTTTGTGCGGCGTCATCTTTCCTGGGAGGAACTGCGCCGTGAGTTTTCGAATGGCGGAACTCTGCCTTTAGGGGGCATGTTTACTTTTTATTGGTTTAGCGTGCGGTATGTGACGCCAGTGCTGCTTGGTTTGATTTTTCTGCACTCTGTAGGTGTTTTGTAA